From a single Lolium rigidum isolate FL_2022 chromosome 7, APGP_CSIRO_Lrig_0.1, whole genome shotgun sequence genomic region:
- the LOC124670079 gene encoding L-type lectin-domain containing receptor kinase SIT2-like, which yields MCSLRFLLLPILLLLFLLGTGDHGAVLAADDQFTYNGFSGANLALDGLAAVAPNGLLALSNGTSQAAGHAFHPTPVRMRNGTVQSFSASFVFAIVSNFTVLSDNGMAFVIAPSTRLSTFNAGQYLGILNVTDNGKPGNNIFAVELDTMLNPEFQDMNSNHVGVDLNSLRSVQNHSAGYYDDATGVFQNLSLISRRPMQVWVDYDGATTRLDVTMAPLDVARPKKPLISAPVNLSAVVTDTAYVGFSAATGVIFTRHYVLGWSFAVNGGSAPPLDISKLPALPRFGPKPRSKVLEIVLPIATAAFVLALAVAFFLYVRTRVRYAEVREDWEVEYGPHRFSYRELYKATKGFRNRQLLGTGGFGRVYKGVLPKNNLEIAVKRVSHDSKQGMKEFIAEVVSLGHLRHRNLVQLLGYCRRQGELLLVYDCMPNGSLDKYLHDRTRPVLDWAQRFQIIRGVASGLLYLHEDWDKIVIHRDIKASNVLLDADMNGRLGDFGLARLYDHGVDPQTTHVVGTMGYLAPELVRTGKATPVTDVFAFGVFVLEVTCGRRPLGSFAADDQNVLLDWVQEHERRRAALDAVDPRLCGKYDADEARMAIKLGLMCAHPLPDARPGMRQVTQYLEGEVAMPEVVPTFFSYTTLALMQNDGFDSFAVSFPSTVSTDASPVSGDVSAVSGLSGGR from the coding sequence ATGTGCTCTCTTCGCTTCCTCCTTCTCCCAATCCTCCTCTTGCTCTTCCTCCTCGGCACCGGTGACCATGGCGCCGTGCTGGCCGCCGACGACCAGTTCACCTACAACGGCTTCTCCGGCGCCAACCTCGCCCTGGACGGCCTGGCCGCCGTGGCCCCGAACGGGCTCCTGGCGCTGAGCAACGGCACGAGCCAGGCAGCGGGGCACGCGTTCCACCCGACGCCGGTCCGCATGCGCAACGGCACGGTCCAGTCCTTCTCGGCGTCCTTCGTCTTCGCCATCGTCTCCAACTTCACGGTGCTGAGCGACAACGGCATGGCCTTCGTGATCGCGCCCAGCACCAGGCTCTCCACCTTCAACGCCGGCCAGTACCTGGGCATCCTCAACGTCACCGACAACGGCAAGCCCGGCAACAACATCTTCGCGGTGGAGCTGGACACCATGCTCAACCCGGAGTTCCAGGACATGAACAGCAACCACGTGGGCGTGGACCTCAACAGCCTGCGGTCCGTGCAGAACCACTCGGCCGGGTACTACGACGACGCCACGGGGGTGTTCCAGAACCTCAGCCTCATCAGCCGCCGGCCCATGCAGGTGTGGGTCGACTACGACGGCGCCACCACCCGGCTCGACGTCACCATGGCGCCGCTCGACGTGGCCAGGCCGAAGAAGCCGCTCATCTCCGCGCCGGTGAACCTGTCTGCGGTCGTGACCGACACGGCGTACGTCGGGTTCTCGGCGGCCACGGGCGTCATCTTCACGCGCCACTACGTCCTCGGCTGGAGCTTCGCGGTGAACGGCGGCTCCGCGCCGCCGTTAGATATCTCGAAGCTGCCCGCGCTGCCGCGGTTCGGGCCGAAGCCCCGGTCCAAGGTGCTGGAGATCGTGCTCCCGATCGCCACGGCGGCGTTCGTGCTCGCGCTGGCCGTCGCCTTCTTCCTGTACGTGCGGACGCGGGTGCGGTACGCGGAGGTGCGGGAGGATTGGGAGGTGGAGTACGGCCCGCACCGGTTCTCGTACAGGGAGCTGTACAAGGCCACCAAGGGGTTCAGGAACCGGCAGCTGCTCGGCACCGGCGGGTTCGGCAGGGTGTACAAGGGCGTGCTCCCGAAGAACAACCTCGAGATCGCGGTGAAGCGGGTGTCGCACGACTCCAAGCAGGGGATGAAGGAGTTCATCGCGGAGGTGGTGAGTCTCGGCCACCTCCGGCACCGGAACCTGGTGCAGCTGCTGGGGTACTGCCGGCGGCAGGGGGAGCTGCTGCTGGTGTACGACTGCATGCCCAACGGCAGCCTCGACAAGTACCTGCACGACAGGACCCGGCCGGTGCTGGACTGGGCGCAGCGGTTccagatcatcaggggcgtcgcGTCGGGGCTGCTGTACCTCCACGAGGACTGGGACAAGATCGTCATCCACCGCGACATCAAGGCCAGCAACGTGCTCCTCGACGCCGACATGAACGGCCGGCTGGGCGACTTCGGGCTGGCGCGGCTGTACGACCACGGCGTGGACCCGCAGACGACGCACGTGGTGGGCACCATGGGGTACCTTGCGCCCGAGCTGGTGCGCACGGGCAAGGCGACGCCGGTGACGGACGTGTTCGCCTTCGGCGTGTTCGTGCTGGAGGTGACCTGCGGGCGGCGCCCGCTGGGCAGCTTCGCGGCGGACGACCAGAACGTGCTGCTGGACTGGGTGCAGGAGCacgagcggcggcgcgcggcgctcGACGCCGTGGACCCGCGCCTGTGCGGCAAGTACGACGCCGACGAGGCAAGGATGGCCATCAAGCTGGGGCTCATGTGCGCGCACCCGCTGCCCGACGCCCGGCCCGGGATGCGGCAGGTCACGCAGTACCTGGAGGGCGAGGTGGCCATGCCGGAGGTGGTGCCGACCTTCTTCAGCTACACCACGCTCGCGCTCATGCAGAACGACGGGTTCGACTCCTTCGCCGTGTCCTTCCCTTCCACGGTCAGCACCGACGCCAGCCCCGTGTCCGGCGACGTGTCGGCCGTCTCCGGCCTCTCCGGCGGGAGGTGA